One genomic region from Candidatus Korarchaeota archaeon NZ13-K encodes:
- a CDS encoding signal recognition particle protein Srp19 (binds to 7S RNA to mediate binding of the signal recognition particle protein Srp54): protein MPRRGKVIYPSYFDSRLSRGEGRRVPKALSLRGPTLQEIVNALKSLSISFEVERDKARPSRWYKFEGRVLVHYDGRKEELLRLLAGEMVRQRIEVLGRSGKGN, encoded by the coding sequence TTGCCTCGTAGGGGGAAGGTGATATATCCCTCCTACTTCGACTCCAGGCTCAGCAGGGGGGAGGGCAGGAGGGTACCGAAGGCCCTTTCCTTGAGGGGACCTACCCTCCAGGAAATTGTGAACGCCCTTAAATCCCTCTCAATAAGCTTTGAGGTGGAGAGGGATAAGGCCAGACCCTCCAGATGGTACAAGTTCGAGGGGAGGGTCCTAGTGCATTACGATGGGAGGAAGGAGGAGCTCCTGAGACTGCTGGCCGGGGAGATGGTGAGGCAGAGGATTGAGGTTCTTGGGAGAAGTGGTAAGGGTAACTAG